A single window of Nicotiana sylvestris chromosome 5, ASM39365v2, whole genome shotgun sequence DNA harbors:
- the LOC138868984 gene encoding uncharacterized protein produces the protein MPDAETSDSIITGTISVCNRAVLVLFDPVSTYSYVSSYFTTYLVVPRDSLSAPIYVSILVGDSIIVDRVFRYCVVIIGGLETRVDFLLLDIVYFDVILGLDCLSPYHAILDCHAKTVTLALSGLPRLE, from the coding sequence ATGCCTGATGCTGAGACATCTGATTCCATTATCACAGGTACGATTTCCGTTTGCAATAGAGCTgttttagttctatttgatccagtgtctacatactcctatgtgtcatcttattttactacgtatctggttgtgcctcgtgattctttaagtgctcctatatatgtgtccatactggtgggtgattctattattgtagatcgtgtcttTCGCTattgtgtggttattattgggggtcttgaaacccgtgtAGATTTCTTACTTCTGGATATTGtttattttgatgtcatattggggttGGATTGTctatcaccttatcatgctatattggactgtcacgccaagaccgtgacttTAGCTttgtcggggttgcctcgattggagtag